Sequence from the Tripterygium wilfordii isolate XIE 37 chromosome 10, ASM1340144v1, whole genome shotgun sequence genome:
TATAAAAAAACATTGCATTGAAATTCCCTATATATTCCTATAGATATACAAGCCACAATATGTTCCCATCAATTAATCTAAAACCTTTTACGAGCAGTTGATTCAGTCATCCAATGGGCATTAGTGTACTAACTTATAATGAGTAACAATGGACTCTGTCGTTctaaaaaatcttaaaattaaaACTTGTAACGACCCAACAATGGTTTCCTAGCCATTAGATTAGAATGAGTCAACAGGCACATTTGAGCAAAACCTTCCAAACTACAATAGAACAAATTAAAGAGGGCTATGACCATTTCTTTGGCTTTGAAATTGTCaacaaattaatatatatatatatatatatatatgataatactTGTTCTGTAATTGGAAGCTTCTCCTTTGACCAAACTTAAATCAACAAGAAGTTAACCAAATCAATGTTCATTTCGTGACCTCGCTCTTTTAAGTACTAGTAGTATTGTTGTGTTCCACGATTCACACTTCTCTTGTTTCTCTCTTCTCAGGCGCAGATTATTGTCAAAGACTATAGTCGTTATGGAGGATTTTCTATGGGGTTTCTCTATTGTATCTATTGTTTACGTTCTTCGAAGGCTAAGGAAGGCCATGTCCAAGCCTCCTCTCTCATGGGTTGGCCAGTTTTTGATTGATCAACCGGGAGAGAAGGCTACTTCAGCATCCTCCGAGAGTGTCATATTTTCTCGGGAAAATGATCAATTACCAAAGGGTTTGCctaattttgatgttttgataaACCAGGGATCGAATGATGACAAGGCGACGTTAATCAAGTCTAGGAAAAGGCCTGCGAGGTTGGTTTTGCCAGAAACACGTCCGGAGTTGGACTTTGGTGGCATGAACAATAGGGAATTGGAGAGTAGAGAAATTGAGGTTGAAGGGAGAGATTTCTGTTTGGCTAGTAAGAAAGGGAGGAGAGATGTCATGGAAGATGGTTATAGTGCCATTGTTGACATATCTGGAAATCCTAAACAGGTTACTTTGagtttcaatatattttgtttaattatttgttcattttggatTCTTGATAATTACATATAACGAATCAGAGATGTCTTAACAGGCATTTTTTGCTGTGATTGATGGGCATGGAGGTTGTGCTGCAGTAGATTATGTTTCAGAAAATCTTGGAAAGAACATCCTAAAAGCCCTAGAAAATGTGGGGGAGGAAGATGTCAATGAGGCTATTAGAGGAGGTTACTTGGTCACAGACAGCGAGttccttagcaaggtaaaaccATTAATATATACTACTGCAATTGCACATTTGAAATGAATTAAACTTGGAATGTATATGCTAGCTAGATGTCATTAATTAACAAACAAATTAATACATAGGCCCATGACTTTATCTTCCTAGGCCCATCACCATCCCATACTAGTTATTTTGAGTTCAAGAAAATcgattgttactagtttgaatGTTTGGTCTATTATATCATGTGTCTCACATCTTTTCCTAGACAATAGACTTAGCCTCATCGTCACTCAATAGCTCGCCTAGCATCATCAAGTTTGACACTGCAAAGACTTGTGACCCCACCCACTTGGGCTGGTCAGATGTAATAGATTTATTCTATGTAATACTTTTGGTTTGTTCATTTCGGGAATTTGTGTTACAGGGAGTAGGCAGTGGAGCTTGTGCAGCTAGTGTGTTCTTGAGGAATGGAGAGTTGAATGTAGCCAACCTGGGTGATTGTAGAGTAGTTTTGAGTAGGAAAGGAGTGGCTCATACACTGACAAATGATCATAGTCTTCGTAGGGAAGATGAACGTCTCCGGATCGACAACTCTGTAAGCCAATTTCTTTTAGAAAATATGTTAACAAAAACAACAAGTCTTGTATAATTAATGTGAGTATGATAATAATGTTACACTTGCAGGGTGGTTTTGTGTGTTGTCGCAACGGTGTGTGGAGAATTCAAGGATCACTGGCTGTTTCAAGGGCAATAGGAGACCAACATTTGAAGGAGTGGGTCATCTCTGAACCAGATATTATCAATTTTCCATTATCTTCGGACTGTGAGTTCTTGATAATGGCTTCTGATGGCCTCTGGGATAAGGTACGTCCTACGAACCCAGATATTGCAAATCAACACATTGCACACAAAAACTAACTAATGATCATCATGGTGACCTTGATCTGATTTGGCCCGGGCCATTTCACAAAATAAGACCGTatgttttgacccaacttatcccCAAAGTTTCACTatctttcatttattttcacTTCCAATAATAAAACATTTGAAGATATAATTAAAATCATATCTTAACATTAAACTTTGTGATAGGGTGATGTCCAAACCATAGAAATAACCCCCACTtaataaaaatgaatttgatccaTCTCTCATGATGATGGTTGGGTTAGTTAATGATAAACTCTTCAAAGAATTCAAGTTCGAATCGCCACGTACGCTATTACATATTAGAGCAATGCATGCTACATACtctgaaaattaaatttttaaccTCAAATTCATGTAGTACGTGGGATAGTAATATTATGAACATAGGTGTAAAACCCCAAAACATCCAACACTTCGAATAGATGAGGTTTAAAATGAGCGTGTTATAGAAGAAGAATATGTATTTTTATGAGAGGCGCATCATGTATATTTTGGCATAAGTTATGATACCATATTCATGTATGTTTTAACGTGTAATATATATAGCTGACGtgattaatttattttgtgAATGAGTTGATGATTAGGTAAGTGAGCAGGAGGCAGTTGATGTGGTATTAGGAGACGATAAAAATTCAGTTGAGTCGTGCAAAAAACTTGTAGAAATATCTTGTAGCAGAGGCAACATGGATGACATTACTGTGATGGTGATCAACCTTCGAAATCTTATATGACATTAATTAACAGATGGATCAATGTTGTAATTGTTATGGCTATTTAGAGTCAACGGCTAGCCTTTCATTGGAGACAGTTTTTGTAAAGCAAACTTGAATAATTAAGCtgatagaatatatatatatagaaatggaagttgaagttgaagaagAATTTGGTTTGAATTATTTTGTTATATGGAAAATTATTGTATCTTATTATCCGTTTCTGTATTGGCAGATAAGTATGCATGGTTATGGTAGCTCAACTTATTTGGCGACTGCATGTGTATGTCATTAAATTCTCATTGAATGAGTTGCATGAGATAGACGTAAAGGAAA
This genomic interval carries:
- the LOC120007989 gene encoding probable protein phosphatase 2C 77; translation: MEDFLWGFSIVSIVYVLRRLRKAMSKPPLSWVGQFLIDQPGEKATSASSESVIFSRENDQLPKGLPNFDVLINQGSNDDKATLIKSRKRPARLVLPETRPELDFGGMNNRELESREIEVEGRDFCLASKKGRRDVMEDGYSAIVDISGNPKQAFFAVIDGHGGCAAVDYVSENLGKNILKALENVGEEDVNEAIRGGYLVTDSEFLSKGVGSGACAASVFLRNGELNVANLGDCRVVLSRKGVAHTLTNDHSLRREDERLRIDNSGGFVCCRNGVWRIQGSLAVSRAIGDQHLKEWVISEPDIINFPLSSDCEFLIMASDGLWDKVSEQEAVDVVLGDDKNSVESCKKLVEISCSRGNMDDITVMVINLRNLI